In Zobellia roscoffensis, the following are encoded in one genomic region:
- a CDS encoding DUF4254 domain-containing protein, whose translation MFSKFAYTIFEESIQKYHIQDDVYQSFVNPYPKDDIARLLYRKNWIDTVQWHYEDIIRDPEIAPDDALVLKRKIDASNQDRTDLVEFIDSYFLEKYKDVTVKDGATINTESPAWAIDRLSILALKIYHMQEEVGRTDASVEHIEKCTQKLNVLLEQRKDLSTAIDQLLADIEAGDKYMKVYKQMKMYNDDELNPILRGQK comes from the coding sequence ATGTTCAGTAAATTCGCATATACCATTTTTGAGGAAAGTATTCAGAAATATCACATTCAAGATGATGTCTATCAGTCGTTTGTTAACCCCTATCCTAAGGATGATATTGCACGTTTGCTCTACAGAAAAAATTGGATAGATACCGTACAATGGCATTATGAAGATATTATTCGTGACCCTGAAATTGCTCCTGATGATGCTTTGGTACTAAAGCGAAAAATTGATGCTAGCAACCAAGACCGTACAGATTTGGTTGAATTTATTGACAGTTATTTTTTAGAGAAATATAAAGATGTTACCGTTAAGGACGGTGCCACAATAAATACAGAAAGTCCTGCGTGGGCCATAGATAGACTGTCAATTTTAGCTTTAAAAATCTATCACATGCAAGAAGAGGTTGGCCGTACGGACGCTTCTGTTGAGCATATTGAAAAATGTACTCAAAAATTGAACGTACTGTTAGAACAACGGAAAGACCTTTCCACTGCAATTGACCAATTATTAGCGGATATTGAGGCTGGAGACAAATATATGAAAGTATATAAGCAGATGAAGATGTATAATGATGATGAGTTGAACCCTATTCTCCGTGGCCAAAAATAA
- a CDS encoding DUF6341 family protein, which produces MTSFFEGIADLFVNHLFWPLDQLRFMHSWWGANIINWILAVIGFVAFVYWMLQLKEYSDNDEEDKSISSHSYL; this is translated from the coding sequence ATGACATCATTTTTTGAAGGAATAGCGGATTTGTTCGTAAACCATTTGTTTTGGCCATTGGATCAATTGCGTTTTATGCATAGCTGGTGGGGCGCCAACATTATTAACTGGATTCTTGCTGTAATTGGTTTTGTAGCTTTTGTCTATTGGATGCTACAACTGAAAGAATACAGTGACAATGACGAAGAAGATAAATCAATATCTTCTCACTCTTACCTTTAA
- a CDS encoding SusC/RagA family TonB-linked outer membrane protein, which translates to MKTAIIALMQLCVVMAYGQSNTYTAKLIDTDNNPVPYATVNELGTNNYVVSDELGFFNLETEATFFTVSIASIGYITKEIETVNGKLPEVITLELSSEQLDEIVVTALGIEREKQSLVSAVTTVKAEQLTEVPLTNMVNSLAGRVAGVQITNGSSGVGSSSRIVIRGENSLGGSNQPLFVVDGVPISNEQITSNLVNDGALQEVDFGNGGADISPDDIASISILKGAGSAALYGARAANGVVVITTKRGRKKKGLGISINSTLTVETLLTLPDYQNEYGGGSNGEYAFQNGIGAGLNDGGISSYGPRLDQGQFIAQFDSPSTDINGNPVRAGDVISRTRPDGSFTDITPTPWVSRPDNVRNFFETGVTYQNNISISTGGEKGSARLSYSNLKNDGIVPNTDLKRNGLAVSVDQNVHEKLKVKAFLNYINTRSGNRPNLGYGYENPLYGFNWTGRNTNVESLRNYWQASQEGIQHYDFNYLWLTNPYLTVYENTNSFNKNRILGNASATYDITDKLSLSVRAGIDTYDDKREFRRAVSTNQNPLGTYREDDVRFRELNTDVLLSYSDKINDDWKYNVSAGANRFDQDIQYKYSEASQLAIPGIYTLANSRTPLVGDSQKFNKRINSVYASGNLSYKNSLYFDATYRNDWSSTLPSDNNSFGYYSAGLSYVVSNMFTLPEAISYLNLRFSAASVGNDTDPYQNVQNFVFNQNYGSSFRVTNETVLKNANLRPERLNALEAGLEAWFLDGRFQLDLAGYQNTSIDQIISRPISQTSGFSNFNVNGGEVRTRGFEALVSAEIIRSEDFNWQSSVNYSTYKSEVTKLPEGVDQFVTGTANVFSGGGGSNTVFYIARENGRVGDMYGTGFVEVDGKTVYGDNGLPIQDGNLRLLGNYNPDFTVGFNNKFSYKNIDMTILFDWRKGGTIISRIKALGSTSGVLQETLVGREDGVVGDGVVNVGTTESPEYVPNTTAVPASQFYNNFFDRGNEDSALYSASYVKLRQLGLYYNLPGKVSKSIGFQNIKLGLVGSNLLLFTENPHFDPELNALQEQRIVYGVEDFSYPSTRSFGFSVKTDF; encoded by the coding sequence ATGAAAACAGCTATAATAGCGCTTATGCAGCTATGTGTGGTAATGGCGTACGGCCAGTCTAACACCTACACTGCAAAATTGATAGATACAGATAATAATCCTGTACCCTACGCTACTGTAAACGAGCTAGGAACCAATAATTATGTAGTTTCTGATGAATTGGGTTTCTTTAATTTAGAAACGGAAGCAACTTTTTTTACTGTCAGTATTGCATCCATAGGATATATAACCAAAGAGATCGAAACGGTTAATGGAAAGCTACCTGAGGTCATTACACTAGAACTCTCTTCGGAACAGTTAGATGAAATTGTGGTGACTGCTTTGGGTATAGAAAGAGAGAAACAATCTTTGGTTTCTGCGGTAACAACGGTTAAAGCAGAACAGCTTACCGAAGTACCGCTAACGAACATGGTCAACAGCCTTGCAGGTCGCGTTGCGGGTGTTCAGATTACAAATGGCTCTTCAGGTGTGGGTTCTTCTTCGCGAATTGTAATTCGGGGAGAAAACTCTTTGGGAGGTAGTAACCAACCCTTGTTTGTTGTTGATGGTGTACCTATTAGTAATGAGCAGATTACAAGTAATCTGGTAAACGATGGAGCACTCCAAGAAGTAGATTTCGGTAATGGTGGTGCAGATATTAGTCCAGATGATATTGCTTCGATCTCTATTTTAAAAGGAGCTGGTTCCGCGGCCTTATATGGTGCGCGTGCCGCAAACGGTGTGGTAGTCATTACGACCAAAAGAGGCCGGAAGAAGAAAGGCTTAGGAATAAGTATAAACAGTACGTTAACGGTGGAAACTTTGTTGACCTTGCCAGATTACCAAAACGAGTATGGCGGAGGTTCCAATGGTGAATATGCCTTTCAAAATGGAATTGGCGCAGGTTTAAATGACGGAGGAATCAGCAGCTATGGCCCGCGTTTAGACCAAGGGCAGTTTATTGCTCAGTTCGATAGTCCTTCCACAGATATCAACGGTAATCCTGTAAGGGCAGGAGATGTGATTTCCAGAACCCGTCCAGATGGTTCGTTTACGGATATAACCCCTACACCGTGGGTGTCAAGACCGGACAACGTTCGTAATTTCTTTGAAACAGGAGTTACCTATCAAAATAACATTTCAATAAGCACAGGAGGTGAAAAAGGAAGTGCAAGATTATCATATAGTAACCTAAAAAATGATGGTATTGTGCCGAATACGGATTTAAAACGGAATGGTCTTGCCGTGAGTGTAGACCAAAACGTGCATGAAAAGTTGAAGGTCAAAGCCTTCCTGAATTACATCAATACCCGAAGTGGTAATAGACCGAATTTGGGTTATGGCTATGAAAATCCGCTGTACGGATTCAACTGGACAGGTAGAAATACCAATGTGGAGTCGCTACGGAACTATTGGCAGGCAAGCCAAGAAGGTATTCAGCATTATGATTTCAATTACTTATGGTTGACCAACCCCTATTTAACCGTCTATGAAAACACAAATAGCTTTAATAAAAACCGAATTTTAGGAAACGCATCTGCTACCTACGATATTACGGATAAGCTAAGTCTAAGTGTTCGCGCCGGTATTGATACGTATGATGATAAAAGGGAATTCCGTCGAGCGGTGAGTACCAATCAAAATCCGTTGGGTACGTATCGTGAAGATGATGTGCGATTTCGCGAGTTGAATACAGATGTGCTACTTTCATATTCGGATAAGATTAATGACGATTGGAAATACAATGTATCAGCCGGAGCAAACCGTTTTGACCAAGACATTCAATATAAATACTCAGAAGCTTCACAATTAGCAATCCCTGGAATTTATACATTGGCAAACTCAAGAACACCACTTGTGGGTGATAGTCAGAAATTCAATAAACGCATTAATAGCGTATATGCAAGTGGGAATCTCTCCTATAAAAATTCACTGTATTTTGATGCCACTTATAGAAATGATTGGAGTAGTACGTTACCGAGCGATAATAATTCTTTCGGATACTATTCAGCGGGACTTAGTTATGTGGTAAGTAATATGTTTACCCTTCCTGAAGCTATATCTTATTTGAACTTAAGGTTTAGTGCGGCAAGTGTGGGTAATGATACAGACCCGTATCAAAACGTTCAGAACTTTGTTTTTAACCAAAATTATGGGTCTAGTTTTCGGGTCACCAATGAAACGGTGTTGAAGAACGCCAATCTAAGACCTGAACGTCTAAATGCATTAGAGGCTGGTTTGGAAGCATGGTTTTTAGATGGAAGGTTTCAGTTGGATTTAGCAGGATATCAGAATACGAGTATTGACCAGATCATTTCCAGACCTATTTCGCAGACCAGCGGGTTTTCCAATTTTAATGTAAATGGAGGCGAAGTAAGAACCAGAGGGTTTGAAGCTTTGGTAAGTGCTGAAATTATTCGTTCGGAAGATTTTAATTGGCAATCATCAGTAAATTATTCAACTTATAAAAGTGAAGTTACCAAGTTGCCCGAAGGCGTAGATCAATTTGTAACAGGTACCGCCAATGTATTTTCTGGTGGAGGAGGCTCCAATACTGTTTTCTATATTGCTCGTGAGAACGGTCGTGTAGGGGACATGTACGGTACCGGTTTTGTTGAGGTAGATGGTAAAACCGTTTATGGAGATAATGGTTTGCCCATACAAGATGGTAATCTTAGGCTTTTAGGAAATTATAATCCTGATTTTACGGTAGGCTTCAATAACAAGTTTTCCTATAAAAATATAGATATGACCATACTTTTCGATTGGAGAAAAGGAGGCACGATCATTTCCAGAATAAAAGCATTGGGTAGTACTTCGGGTGTTTTGCAAGAAACTCTAGTGGGTCGGGAAGATGGTGTCGTTGGCGATGGGGTCGTAAATGTAGGAACTACCGAAAGCCCGGAATACGTGCCGAATACTACAGCAGTCCCGGCAAGTCAATTTTACAACAACTTTTTTGATCGCGGTAATGAAGACAGCGCGCTTTATAGTGCGTCTTATGTAAAACTGCGTCAGTTAGGTCTGTATTATAATCTACCGGGAAAAGTGTCAAAATCCATTGGCTTTCAGAATATCAAGTTAGGCTTAGTGGGTAGCAATTTATTGTTGTTTACGGAGAACCCACATTTTGACCCAGAACTCAATGCGTTGCAAGAACAACGAATTGTTTACGGTGTAGAAGACTTTTCATATCCATCCACTCGAAGTTTTGGCTTCAGTGTTAAAACTGATTTTTAA
- a CDS encoding ABC transporter substrate-binding protein, with amino-acid sequence MKRTKYILFGFLMSVIVLSCKEKVPQDSNKLKSASWEEIEENAEGTTVNFMMWQGSTAINDYINNYVVPSVKKKFNIDLQISGGQGPEIVQLVMGEKQADIEQGQVDMVWINGETFFQLRKIEGLWGPFVGLLPNASLINFEDSYISTDFQQAVNGMEAPWSVNQFAIVYDSEKLPSPPKSIPELEKFLREHPGTFTISNDFTGMTLLKSFMAELGGGPNALNGSFDEEKYNQLSEKLWSFINNNKQYFWKEGSTFPKEQSKMNQLYANGELLIAYGFSEGGIEDKVLTGLYPKSTKGYAWENGTIRNSNYLGILHNAPQKAGAMQVINFLLSPEAQLKKADANGMDSNTVLSMDKLEPEWKEKFLDARKRQYGPTLKQLEVNAIEEPAPEYMIRLYEDFRKRVIEN; translated from the coding sequence ATGAAAAGGACTAAATATATACTGTTCGGTTTTTTAATGAGTGTCATTGTGCTTTCTTGTAAGGAAAAAGTACCCCAGGACAGTAATAAACTTAAAAGTGCATCATGGGAAGAAATTGAGGAAAATGCCGAGGGTACTACAGTTAATTTTATGATGTGGCAAGGCAGTACGGCTATTAATGACTACATCAATAATTATGTGGTGCCAAGTGTTAAGAAAAAATTCAACATCGACTTACAAATTAGTGGAGGTCAAGGACCTGAGATTGTTCAGCTGGTCATGGGAGAAAAACAGGCTGATATTGAACAAGGACAGGTAGACATGGTTTGGATTAATGGAGAGACATTTTTTCAATTGAGAAAGATAGAAGGGCTATGGGGTCCGTTTGTAGGATTGCTTCCAAATGCATCTTTAATCAACTTTGAAGATTCTTATATTAGCACGGACTTTCAGCAGGCTGTAAATGGTATGGAAGCCCCGTGGAGTGTTAATCAATTTGCAATCGTATACGATTCAGAAAAGTTGCCAAGTCCACCTAAAAGCATTCCTGAGTTGGAAAAGTTCCTTAGGGAGCACCCAGGAACATTTACCATATCCAATGACTTTACGGGAATGACACTCTTAAAAAGTTTTATGGCAGAGTTAGGTGGTGGCCCCAATGCACTAAATGGTTCATTTGATGAGGAGAAGTACAATCAGCTATCCGAGAAGCTATGGAGCTTTATTAATAATAACAAACAGTATTTTTGGAAAGAAGGAAGTACGTTTCCTAAAGAGCAATCCAAAATGAATCAGTTATATGCCAATGGAGAATTGCTCATTGCCTACGGTTTTAGTGAAGGCGGTATTGAGGATAAAGTACTGACTGGTCTTTATCCAAAATCAACCAAAGGGTATGCTTGGGAAAACGGAACCATTAGAAATTCTAATTACCTAGGTATCTTACACAATGCACCTCAAAAAGCAGGAGCGATGCAGGTCATTAATTTTCTTCTTTCACCAGAGGCTCAGTTAAAAAAAGCAGATGCTAACGGTATGGACTCCAACACGGTTTTGTCTATGGATAAATTGGAGCCGGAATGGAAAGAAAAATTCTTGGATGCCAGAAAACGGCAATACGGGCCTACTTTAAAACAGTTAGAGGTAAATGCTATTGAGGAACCGGCTCCAGAATA
- a CDS encoding SusD/RagB family nutrient-binding outer membrane lipoprotein: MNKLYISGFLSFVLLLGGCTDEFEELNENPNAPESVDPQFLLANVISVEADQNAYNQGFRLANYIQQFAASVEFERIDRYEMGTNSEYWNTIFQLLSDIKSMRELQGSNEAYNAIGDIMQSFLFSQLTDMWGDVPYTDAVNALEGQFTPAYDTQESIYTDPETGILVVLERAAITLENSTASISGDVLFNGDLNKWMRFANSLRLRYLMRISKRLTDYSEIQTLASSGKLMQSNADNAVLPYLTSAPNQYPMTLAALGLYQEHRMTATVDSVLTLWNDPRVEVLYKPTQVSINTGNPEFKGLVNGQDRETIAEKGIDLNDVSLFGAIFRDVPDGVDAQFMQYSEVQFALAEAAERGYISGDVQTFYQAGIAASFEYYGVEVPTEYLTQESVALSGVDNLNKILTQKWFSLISNGHEAWFNVRRTGIPELKPGPDNLNNDKYPVRYLYPESEQATNSANYKAAAERIGGDNINSKGWWEKD, from the coding sequence ATGAACAAACTATATATATCAGGTTTTTTAAGTTTTGTCTTGCTTCTTGGCGGATGCACAGATGAGTTTGAAGAACTGAACGAAAACCCGAACGCTCCGGAATCGGTTGATCCGCAGTTTTTGCTTGCTAACGTTATTTCGGTGGAAGCGGACCAAAATGCGTACAATCAAGGGTTTCGTTTGGCTAATTACATTCAGCAGTTTGCGGCTAGTGTAGAATTTGAGCGCATTGACCGTTACGAAATGGGAACGAATAGCGAGTACTGGAATACTATTTTTCAGTTATTGAGTGATATAAAATCAATGCGAGAGCTACAAGGCTCTAATGAGGCTTATAACGCCATTGGAGATATAATGCAAAGCTTTCTGTTCTCTCAATTGACGGATATGTGGGGAGATGTGCCCTATACCGATGCCGTTAATGCGTTGGAGGGCCAGTTTACACCTGCTTATGATACACAAGAAAGCATTTATACAGATCCGGAAACAGGAATTTTAGTTGTTTTGGAACGTGCGGCAATTACGCTAGAGAATTCAACGGCAAGTATTAGTGGTGATGTGCTTTTTAATGGGGATTTAAACAAATGGATGCGTTTTGCCAATTCATTACGGTTGCGATATCTTATGCGCATTAGTAAGCGATTGACGGATTATTCGGAAATTCAGACTTTGGCATCTTCGGGAAAGTTGATGCAATCCAATGCAGATAATGCGGTTCTACCTTATTTGACTTCGGCACCTAATCAATACCCAATGACATTGGCCGCTTTGGGCCTATATCAAGAACACCGCATGACGGCAACCGTTGATTCGGTTTTAACTTTGTGGAACGACCCCAGGGTTGAGGTTTTGTACAAACCAACCCAGGTAAGCATTAATACAGGAAATCCTGAATTCAAGGGATTGGTCAATGGTCAAGATCGAGAAACTATTGCAGAAAAAGGAATCGATTTAAACGACGTTTCTTTGTTCGGTGCTATTTTTAGAGATGTTCCTGACGGAGTAGATGCTCAGTTTATGCAGTATTCAGAAGTGCAGTTCGCTTTAGCAGAAGCGGCGGAACGGGGTTATATTTCAGGGGATGTTCAAACCTTTTACCAAGCAGGAATTGCTGCAAGTTTTGAGTATTATGGGGTTGAGGTTCCTACAGAATACCTAACACAAGAATCGGTTGCTCTTAGTGGCGTGGATAATCTTAATAAGATTTTGACCCAAAAATGGTTTAGTCTAATTTCTAATGGACACGAAGCCTGGTTTAATGTTCGTAGAACGGGTATTCCTGAATTAAAACCAGGACCGGATAATTTGAACAATGATAAATATCCCGTTCGGTATTTGTATCCGGAATCTGAGCAGGCTACTAATAGTGCAAATTATAAAGCTGCCGCAGAAAGAATTGGAGGGGATAATATCAACAGTAAAGGTTGGTGGGAAAAAGACTAG
- a CDS encoding glycosyltransferase family 9 protein, producing the protein MAKNKPEHLLVIRLSAMGDVAMTVPVLVALSKQYPTLKITLLTRKFFSPMFATLPNVSVYEADVKGRHKGVFGLWKLYKELRKLKIDAVADLHNVLRSKVLKKYFRYGGFPVVQIDKGRAEKKALTSSKSKEFKPLKSTHQRYVDVFQKLGFPIDLSQNMVLAKADLSDEIIKITGSDSKKWIGIAPFAAFEGKTYPLELMKEVIEKLNTTGKYKIFLFGGGSAQEEQLEVFNSNFENCLNMVGKLSFSDELGLISNLDIMLSMDSGNAHLAAMFGIPVITIWGVTHPYAGFFPFGQDINNALCADRVKFPLIPTSIYGNKMPEGYELAMNSILPEQVVQKIEHVLYSE; encoded by the coding sequence GTGGCCAAAAATAAACCAGAACATTTGTTGGTCATACGGCTTTCGGCCATGGGTGATGTTGCTATGACCGTTCCTGTTCTTGTGGCGCTCTCAAAGCAATACCCTACCCTGAAAATTACGCTGCTAACGCGTAAATTTTTTAGTCCCATGTTTGCTACGTTACCAAACGTTAGCGTTTATGAAGCAGATGTAAAGGGAAGACATAAAGGGGTTTTTGGCCTTTGGAAACTTTACAAAGAACTTAGGAAACTGAAAATTGATGCCGTTGCCGATCTGCACAATGTGCTGCGCAGCAAAGTCTTAAAAAAATATTTCAGGTATGGTGGCTTTCCGGTTGTACAAATTGATAAAGGGAGGGCAGAAAAAAAAGCGTTGACCTCTAGTAAATCAAAAGAGTTCAAACCATTAAAATCTACGCATCAGAGGTATGTTGATGTTTTTCAGAAGTTAGGTTTCCCTATCGATTTATCACAAAATATGGTATTGGCCAAAGCGGATCTGTCAGATGAAATAATTAAAATCACCGGATCTGATTCTAAAAAGTGGATTGGTATTGCCCCTTTCGCTGCTTTTGAAGGCAAAACCTATCCATTGGAATTAATGAAAGAGGTGATTGAAAAACTTAACACTACCGGAAAATATAAGATTTTCCTTTTTGGAGGTGGTTCCGCTCAAGAAGAACAGCTAGAAGTTTTCAATTCCAATTTTGAAAATTGTTTGAACATGGTAGGTAAACTTTCATTTAGTGACGAACTTGGCCTCATTTCAAATTTAGATATTATGTTATCTATGGATAGCGGCAATGCACATTTGGCGGCAATGTTCGGTATTCCGGTAATTACTATTTGGGGGGTTACCCATCCGTATGCCGGATTCTTTCCTTTTGGTCAAGATATTAATAATGCTCTTTGTGCTGACCGAGTAAAATTTCCGCTTATTCCAACTTCTATTTATGGCAATAAAATGCCTGAAGGTTATGAGCTGGCCATGAACAGCATTCTGCCGGAACAAGTGGTACAGAAAATTGAGCACGTTCTTTACTCGGAGTAA
- a CDS encoding TetR/AcrR family transcriptional regulator, whose protein sequence is MTKSLKRMATMQRMQVTGLELFYRNGYYNTSVDDVLKELSLSKGAFYYHFESKEDFFIQIIENLLVRKMYSQLIEPIEGHENTLDLITQCFEEALETAVHNEFDFGFVLSNFINEFNGKNETVMKHLNDILRIWEVNLVSAVQRGKFNGHIDRHVDSEGVAVYLMSSYIGVRTLMVETAPSARKYRFMSQLRQYFKSIEPKRASA, encoded by the coding sequence ATGACCAAGAGCTTAAAACGCATGGCTACCATGCAAAGAATGCAAGTAACAGGACTAGAGCTTTTCTACAGAAACGGATACTACAATACAAGTGTTGATGATGTATTAAAAGAATTATCTTTATCAAAAGGAGCCTTCTATTATCACTTTGAATCTAAAGAAGATTTCTTTATTCAAATTATAGAAAACCTATTGGTTCGTAAAATGTACAGTCAGCTTATAGAGCCAATTGAAGGTCACGAAAATACATTGGACCTTATCACACAGTGTTTTGAAGAAGCTTTAGAAACTGCCGTTCACAATGAATTTGACTTTGGTTTTGTGTTAAGTAATTTCATTAACGAGTTTAATGGTAAGAATGAAACTGTAATGAAACACCTAAACGATATTCTTCGTATTTGGGAAGTAAACTTGGTATCTGCCGTACAACGAGGAAAGTTCAATGGCCATATTGATAGACATGTAGACAGTGAAGGTGTTGCCGTTTATCTTATGAGCTCTTACATTGGTGTGAGGACCTTAATGGTAGAAACTGCCCCTAGCGCACGTAAATATCGTTTTATGTCTCAATTACGTCAATACTTTAAATCTATTGAGCCAAAAAGAGCCTCCGCTTAA
- a CDS encoding TIGR04282 family arsenosugar biosynthesis glycosyltransferase, with protein sequence MGQKNKDTAILIFSLSAQLEAERKSLFGKRNKKASKGFFDILINRTHKIASATQADVVVIDERLQKGTTFGERYANAFQELFDLGYTKVLSIGNDTPDLTSEILEQAVEQIQNVDMVVGPSTDGGIYLLGMRKEFFDVDGFKALPWLQSTLFHTLVNGVYWKGAKTHCFGELSDIDTAHALHQFLYTSDDVVLVEFILNHLSANTNRTYHLKALYYSNEYSFSSQLRGPPAFFIAA encoded by the coding sequence ATGGGGCAAAAAAATAAGGATACCGCGATTTTGATATTCTCGCTTTCGGCACAGCTGGAAGCAGAACGAAAGTCCCTTTTTGGTAAACGTAATAAAAAGGCGTCCAAAGGCTTTTTTGACATCCTTATAAACCGAACCCATAAAATTGCATCAGCAACCCAAGCCGATGTTGTTGTTATAGATGAGCGCCTTCAAAAAGGAACAACTTTTGGAGAACGCTATGCAAATGCCTTTCAGGAACTTTTTGACTTAGGTTACACCAAAGTACTTTCTATTGGTAATGACACGCCAGATTTAACTTCCGAAATACTAGAACAGGCTGTTGAGCAAATTCAGAATGTTGATATGGTGGTTGGTCCTTCAACAGATGGAGGAATCTATCTGTTAGGGATGCGTAAAGAGTTTTTTGATGTAGATGGATTTAAAGCGCTTCCGTGGTTACAGTCTACGTTGTTCCATACACTGGTTAATGGTGTGTATTGGAAGGGAGCAAAAACACATTGTTTCGGAGAGCTTTCGGACATTGATACCGCTCATGCGCTGCATCAATTTTTATATACTTCTGATGACGTTGTTTTAGTTGAGTTCATTCTAAACCATTTATCGGCCAATACAAATCGTACTTATCACTTAAAAGCACTTTATTATTCAAACGAATATTCATTTTCTTCTCAATTAAGAGGTCCTCCTGCATTCTTCATTGCAGCGTAG
- the purD gene encoding phosphoribosylamine--glycine ligase, translating into MNILILGAGGREHTLAWKLKQSPKLNNLYVAPGNAGTAEIAKNIPVGVNDFEGIKKAVLANDVNIVVVGPEDPLVNGVHDYFLNDSELKSIPVIGPQKAGAELEGSKEFAKKFMMRHNIPTAAYESFTAETLQEGFKFLETLQPPYVLKADGLAAGKGVVILEDIAEAKEELKTMLVDAKFGDASATVVIEEFLAGIELSVFVLTDGNGYKVLPTAKDYKRIGEGDAGLNTGGMGAISPVPFADEAFMNKIHQRIVKPTVEGLKKDNLPYKGFIFIGIIKVGDEPKVIEYNVRMGDPETEVVIPRIKNDLVEVFEAVANGTLDAIDLELDPRTASTVMLVSGGYPEAYEKGKEITGFDSVKDSLVFHAGTSLKEGKVVTSGGRVMAITSYGDNFKEALATSYENIKKIKFEDMNYRKDIGFDL; encoded by the coding sequence ATGAACATTCTTATTTTAGGTGCTGGCGGTCGCGAGCACACTTTAGCCTGGAAACTAAAACAAAGCCCCAAACTAAATAATCTTTATGTAGCCCCCGGAAATGCGGGTACTGCCGAAATCGCCAAAAACATACCGGTTGGTGTAAACGATTTTGAGGGAATCAAAAAGGCTGTTCTGGCTAATGACGTGAATATTGTTGTAGTTGGCCCAGAAGACCCGTTGGTAAACGGAGTTCATGATTACTTTCTTAACGATTCTGAATTAAAGAGTATTCCAGTAATCGGACCGCAAAAAGCAGGTGCTGAGCTGGAAGGTAGTAAAGAGTTTGCTAAAAAATTTATGATGCGGCACAACATACCCACCGCAGCCTATGAAAGTTTTACTGCCGAGACACTTCAAGAAGGTTTCAAATTTCTTGAAACCTTACAGCCGCCATATGTATTAAAGGCAGACGGACTGGCAGCTGGTAAAGGGGTTGTTATCTTAGAAGATATCGCGGAAGCAAAAGAAGAGCTAAAAACCATGTTGGTGGATGCTAAATTTGGCGATGCCAGTGCAACTGTTGTTATCGAGGAGTTTTTAGCTGGTATAGAGCTAAGTGTTTTTGTGCTTACAGATGGAAACGGTTATAAGGTTTTACCAACTGCCAAAGACTATAAACGTATTGGTGAGGGAGATGCCGGACTCAATACAGGCGGTATGGGTGCTATTTCACCTGTTCCCTTTGCAGACGAGGCCTTTATGAACAAGATACACCAACGAATAGTTAAACCAACGGTAGAAGGTCTTAAAAAGGATAATTTGCCATATAAAGGTTTTATATTTATCGGGATTATTAAAGTCGGTGACGAACCTAAGGTTATTGAATACAATGTGCGTATGGGCGATCCAGAGACGGAAGTGGTCATACCTAGAATAAAAAATGATTTAGTAGAGGTTTTTGAAGCGGTGGCTAATGGAACTTTAGACGCTATAGATTTAGAACTAGACCCAAGAACGGCATCTACGGTAATGCTAGTTTCTGGAGGTTACCCTGAGGCATACGAAAAGGGTAAAGAAATTACTGGGTTTGATTCTGTTAAAGACTCATTGGTGTTTCACGCGGGCACTAGTCTAAAAGAAGGTAAGGTAGTTACTAGTGGAGGTAGGGTAATGGCAATTACTTCCTACGGAGATAATTTCAAAGAGGCATTAGCTACATCTTATGAAAATATCAAGAAGATAAAATTTGAGGATATGAACTATAGAAAAGATATTGGATTCGATCTTTAG